DNA sequence from the Brachybacterium avium genome:
GTGCTGGCCGACGGGCTGGAGGCTGATGACGCGCGCTGAGATTCCCCAGATGTGCTCGCCGAGATCGCCCGGCCCGGGTCGATCCGTCGCAGGGGATCACGCCGGCCACGACCGCACGACCATCCGTTCCTACCTCCGCGGGGACCGCGAGCCGGGCATGCGCCAGCGCATCGCCACGGACGCCTTCGACGCGTTCACCGATTCCGTCACCGCCGGGAACGACTACGGGAGATGGGGTTCCAGCTGCCCGAGGTGGCGGTACAGCGTGTTTCGGCTGACCCCGTAGGTACGTGGGATCTGGGCTTTGGGGACTCCGCTGGCGACGGCGTTGCGGATCTCGCGGATGTGGTCGCTGTTGAGCCGGCGCCTGCGCCCTGGGTACTTGCCGGGGGTCTTCTTGGCGATCGCGATGCCTTCGGCCTGTCGCTCCCGGATCATCTCGCGCTCGGACTGGGCGACGGCGGTGATCATGTAGAGGATCAGCCGGGTGGTGAGGCCTCCCCCGCCGGGTCAGATCGTCAGCCCCTGGGTGCA
Encoded proteins:
- a CDS encoding helix-turn-helix domain-containing protein, with protein sequence MITAVAQSEREMIRERQAEGIAIAKKTPGKYPGRRRRLNSDHIREIRNAVASGVPKAQIPRTYGVSRNTLYRHLGQLEPHLP